A part of Catharus ustulatus isolate bCatUst1 chromosome 8, bCatUst1.pri.v2, whole genome shotgun sequence genomic DNA contains:
- the CASP7 gene encoding LOW QUALITY PROTEIN: caspase-7 (The sequence of the model RefSeq protein was modified relative to this genomic sequence to represent the inferred CDS: inserted 1 base in 1 codon; deleted 1 base in 1 codon), with the protein MSEDQHGDLPAGEGGDGDVCDVVDARPDRSSRFSLFRTKKKNGEEEQPKPSLSNQYRIVTPTFQYNMDYKKVGKCIIINNKNFEDKTGMGTRNGTDKDAGDLAKSFKNLGFEVIIYNDRSRDDMEKLLKQAAEENHSDAACFACILLSHGEEGLIYGTDGPMAIKSLTALFRGDKCKSLIGKPKLFFIQACRGSEFDEGIQTDSGPANDRCLETDANPRYKXPVEADFLFAYSTVPGYYSWRNPGRGSWFVQSLCSVLNEHGKQLEIMQILTRVNYVVATNFESQSDDPRFSEKKQIPCVVSMLTKELYF; encoded by the exons ATGTCGGAGGATCAGCATGGTGATCtccctgctggagagggaggggatggagatgTCTGTGATGTAGTTGATGCAAGGCCAGACAGAAGCAGCAGGTTCTCACTTTTTAGAAC AAAAAAGAAGAATGGAGAAGAAGAGCAGCCAAAGCCCTCTCTCAGTAATCAATACAGAATTGTTACACCCACATTCCAGTATAATATGGATTATAAGAAGGTTGGCAAATGCATTAttataaacaacaaaaattttgaAGACAAAACAG gaatGGGCACCCGCAATGGCACTGACAAAGATGCTGGAGATCTTGCCAAGAGTTTTAAAAACTTGGGGTTTGAGGTCATTATATACAATGACCGAAGCCgtgatgatatggaaaaatTACTGAAGCAAG CTGCTGAGGAGAACCACAGTGATGCTGCCTGCTTTGCCTGTATCCTCCTGAGCCATGGGGAAGAAGGGCTCATCTATGGCACAGATGGACCCATGGCTATCAAGAGTCTGACTGCACTGTTCAGAGGAGACAAGTGTAAAAGCCTCATAGGCAAACCCAAACTGTTTTTCATTCAG GCCTGCAGAGGCTCTGAATTTGATGAGGGTATACAGACTGACTCTGGACCTGCCAATGACAGATGCCTGGAGACAGATGCCAACCCCAGATACA TCCCAGTAGAAgcagattttctgtttgcttattCC ACAGTGCCAG GTTATTACTCCTGGAGAAATCCTGGAAGAGGCTCCTGGTTTGTGCAGTCTTTGTGCTCTGTGCTAAATGAGCATGGGAAGCAGCTTGAGATCATGCAGATCCTCACTCGGGTCAACTACGTGGTGGCCACGAACTTCGAGTCGCAGTCGGACGATCCGCGCTTCAGCGAGAAGAAGCAAATCCCCTGCGTGGTCTCCATGCTCACCAAGGAACTGTacttctga